From Candidatus Omnitrophota bacterium, a single genomic window includes:
- the ispE gene encoding 4-(cytidine 5'-diphospho)-2-C-methyl-D-erythritol kinase, which yields MRKLEIKSPAKVNLYLKVIKRREDGYHEIVTLFERIDLADYIILEKSHKKIEISSYGRKIPLSKNNLAYRAALLLSQKLSKNLGVRIRIFKQIPVGGGLGGGSSNAASVLLGLNRLYELGIENKKFFKWGKILGSDVNFFLSREKFALGYGRGADIRPLNLNLRIWHLVVYPGFSVSTPLIYASFASQKAFDEIGLTKKIPSVRILIDILNKGNLESIKDALFNSLEPVVLKKYPSIYFWKKQLLSTSAKGVLVSGSGSSVFGIYSERKEADGIRKELRRLKKRGEFFVASTDCLSFG from the coding sequence ATGCGCAAATTGGAAATAAAATCTCCCGCCAAAGTTAATCTTTATCTCAAAGTAATCAAGAGGAGAGAAGATGGGTATCATGAGATCGTTACTCTTTTTGAGCGTATAGACCTTGCTGATTACATTATCCTCGAAAAATCTCACAAAAAAATAGAAATTTCATCTTACGGCAGAAAAATTCCTTTATCAAAAAATAATCTTGCTTATAGAGCTGCTTTGCTTCTTTCTCAGAAGTTAAGTAAAAATCTGGGGGTGAGAATTAGGATTTTTAAACAGATTCCAGTGGGGGGAGGTTTGGGAGGAGGTTCAAGTAATGCTGCCAGTGTTCTCTTAGGATTAAATCGTCTTTATGAGTTAGGTATAGAGAATAAAAAATTTTTTAAATGGGGTAAAATTCTAGGCTCGGATGTTAATTTCTTCCTTTCGAGAGAGAAATTTGCGTTGGGTTATGGCAGAGGAGCAGATATCCGGCCTTTAAATTTAAATTTGCGGATATGGCATCTTGTAGTTTATCCTGGATTTTCTGTATCCACACCGCTAATCTATGCATCCTTTGCCTCTCAAAAGGCTTTTGATGAAATAGGCTTGACAAAAAAAATTCCGAGTGTTAGAATTTTAATAGATATCTTGAATAAAGGGAACTTAGAGAGCATAAAAGATGCACTTTTTAATAGTTTAGAACCGGTAGTATTAAAGAAGTATCCTTCTATTTATTTCTGGAAGAAACAATTGCTTTCTACTTCGGCAAAAGGGGTTTTGGTGTCGGGAAGTGGTTCTTCAGTTTTCGGTATATATTCAGAAAGAAAGGAGGCGGATGGAATAAGGA
- a CDS encoding transketolase family protein, producing the protein MGELLYQRDIYGQTLVELGRKNKDVVVLDADLSSSTRTSLFAKEFPTRFFNFGVAEQNMMATAAGLASCGKIVFASTFALFATGRAWDQVRNSICYNNFNVKIVASHAGITVGEDGATHQAIEDIAIMRCIPNMKIIVPCDGPETREAVIAVAEKEGPAYIRLGRAKFPTIENKGKFEIGKVYALCEGEDLTIVACGIMVNIALTAAEMLRKENIKVTVLNMHTIKPLDTDTLFKYAQRTKRFIVCEEHMVTGGLGSAVAEFLSENYPIPVLRVGIQNCFGQSGSPDDLLKEYGLTPQDIVCKARKIFAK; encoded by the coding sequence ATGGGTGAGTTATTATATCAACGCGATATTTATGGTCAGACTTTAGTAGAATTGGGTAGAAAGAACAAGGATGTTGTAGTTCTGGACGCAGACCTCTCAAGTTCTACACGCACTTCTTTATTTGCAAAAGAATTCCCTACAAGGTTTTTTAATTTCGGAGTAGCAGAGCAGAATATGATGGCAACCGCCGCTGGGCTTGCAAGCTGTGGAAAGATAGTTTTTGCTTCTACTTTTGCACTCTTTGCGACCGGCAGAGCTTGGGATCAGGTGCGTAATAGCATTTGCTACAATAATTTTAATGTGAAGATCGTTGCTTCTCATGCCGGAATAACCGTAGGGGAAGATGGAGCAACTCATCAGGCAATAGAAGACATTGCGATTATGCGCTGTATTCCAAACATGAAGATAATTGTTCCCTGTGATGGGCCAGAAACAAGAGAGGCGGTAATAGCAGTAGCAGAGAAAGAAGGACCAGCATATATTAGGTTGGGCAGAGCAAAATTTCCCACCATAGAAAATAAGGGGAAGTTTGAAATTGGTAAGGTTTATGCTCTTTGTGAAGGGGAAGACTTGACCATTGTTGCCTGCGGAATTATGGTTAATATAGCCTTAACTGCAGCAGAGATGCTAAGAAAAGAGAATATAAAAGTTACCGTGTTAAATATGCATACGATAAAACCCTTGGATACAGATACTCTTTTTAAATATGCTCAACGCACAAAACGCTTCATTGTCTGCGAGGAGCACATGGTTACGGGTGGACTGGGGTCAGCGGTTGCGGAGTTTCTGAGCGAAAACTATCCTATTCCTGTTTTGCGGGTTGGTATACAGAATTGTTTTGGTCAGTCGGGTAGTCCCGATGATTTGTTGAAGGAATATGGCCTTACTCCTCAAGATATTGTTTGTAAAGCAAGAAAGATATTTGCAAAGTAG